In Alphaproteobacteria bacterium US3C007, one genomic interval encodes:
- the cobS gene encoding cobaltochelatase subunit CobS: MADGGNTMDVKPTEDISVREMFGLDTDMVVKGFADRSERVPEIDTTYKFDPDTTMAILAGFSHNRRVMIQGYHGTGKSTHIEQVAARLNWPAVRVNLDSHISRIDLIGKDAIKLRDGVQVTEFHEGILPWALRNPVAIVFDEYDAGRADVMFVIQRVLEHDGKLTLMDQNEIITPHPQFRLFATANTVGLGDTTGLYHGTQQINQAQMDRWSLVATLNYLSIDAETAIILAKAPHYNTENGRKTVKQMVTVADLTRTAFMNGDLSTVMSPRTVINWAQNAEIFRNIGYAFRLSFLNKCDELERQTVAEFYQRCFDEELPESAASVSLG; this comes from the coding sequence ATGGCTGACGGCGGCAATACAATGGATGTAAAACCGACTGAGGATATTTCAGTGCGTGAAATGTTCGGGCTTGACACAGATATGGTTGTGAAAGGCTTTGCAGATCGCTCTGAGCGGGTTCCCGAAATTGACACGACCTATAAGTTTGATCCCGATACAACCATGGCTATTCTAGCAGGGTTTTCGCATAATCGACGGGTGATGATCCAAGGCTATCACGGAACGGGCAAATCAACACATATTGAGCAAGTGGCAGCCCGCCTGAACTGGCCCGCCGTGCGCGTTAATCTGGACAGCCATATCAGCCGTATCGATTTAATCGGAAAAGATGCGATCAAATTGCGCGATGGCGTTCAGGTCACCGAATTCCACGAAGGCATCTTGCCATGGGCGCTGCGCAACCCGGTGGCGATTGTTTTTGACGAATATGATGCCGGGCGCGCCGATGTGATGTTTGTGATCCAGCGCGTGCTCGAACATGATGGCAAACTTACCCTGATGGATCAAAACGAAATTATCACACCGCATCCGCAGTTCCGGCTGTTTGCAACCGCCAATACTGTCGGTCTGGGCGATACCACCGGCCTCTATCATGGCACCCAACAAATAAACCAAGCCCAAATGGACCGTTGGTCGCTTGTCGCTACCTTGAATTATCTGTCCATCGATGCCGAAACCGCAATAATTTTGGCAAAAGCCCCCCATTATAACACGGAAAACGGGCGCAAAACGGTAAAGCAAATGGTAACGGTTGCAGATCTAACCCGTACCGCGTTTATGAATGGCGACCTGTCAACCGTAATGAGCCCGCGCACCGTGATCAATTGGGCGCAAAATGCAGAAATTTTCCGCAATATAGGCTACGCGTTTCGTTTGTCTTTCCTGAACAAATGCGATGAGCTTGAGCGTCAGACCGTGGCAGAATTCTACCAGCGCTGTTTTGACGAAGAACTGCCAGAAAGCGCTGCCAGCGTCAGCTTGGGCTAA
- a CDS encoding J domain-containing protein, protein MAASDPFGFDMSVSSSKKKNPRGRRSMSGASDTSTRLCEHDGCQEAGKFRAPKAPDVLDDFFWFCKDHVREYNLKWNFFNGTTEAEINAQRSKDKVWERETKDFRDTEARAWARLGIEDPHQVLGENATKNPGKSGGSAGSGRRLPPTERRALEILEGKDNWSKAEVRGAYKALIKVLHPDMNGGDRSQEEQLQEVVWAWDQLKDSRNFK, encoded by the coding sequence ATGGCTGCCTCCGACCCATTTGGTTTTGATATGTCTGTGTCTTCTTCGAAGAAGAAAAATCCGCGCGGGCGGCGCAGCATGTCTGGAGCCTCGGACACCTCGACCCGACTGTGCGAACATGATGGCTGCCAAGAGGCTGGAAAATTCCGCGCGCCAAAAGCCCCCGATGTGTTGGATGATTTTTTCTGGTTCTGCAAAGATCATGTGCGCGAGTATAATTTAAAATGGAATTTCTTTAACGGCACCACAGAGGCCGAAATCAATGCCCAGCGCTCGAAAGACAAAGTCTGGGAAAGAGAAACCAAAGATTTCCGCGACACAGAAGCCCGTGCTTGGGCGCGGCTTGGGATTGAGGATCCGCATCAGGTTTTGGGCGAAAATGCCACCAAGAACCCAGGCAAATCTGGAGGCTCGGCTGGCAGTGGCCGACGTCTACCGCCAACCGAGCGCCGCGCTTTGGAAATCTTAGAAGGCAAAGACAATTGGAGCAAAGCAGAAGTGCGCGGCGCGTATAAAGCGTTGATCAAAGTCTTACACCCAGATATGAATGGCGGCGATCGCAGCCAAGAAGAACAGCTACAAGAAGTGGTTTGGGCTTGGGATCAATTAAAAGACAGCCGAAACTTCAAATAA
- the pepN gene encoding aminopeptidase N, producing the protein MKDASPTTIYLKDYAPFPFRVKNVHLTFQLDPLKTRVISLVEFEPIAGSSQRDLFLHGEDLRLIWAKIDGAAVSPQITKGGLSVRVPSASFVWECEVEIDPQNNTSLEGLYMSNGMYCTQCEAEGFRKITYYPDRPDVMAQFHVRIEGDLPILLSNGNPKAQGENWAEWQDPWPKPAYLFALVAGRLVAHRDTFTTASGNHVALNIWVRPGDEHKCGFGMEALKASMHWDQNIYQREYDLDVFNIVAVDDFNMGAMENKGLNIFNSACVLASPTTSTDKDFERVEAIIAHEYFHNWTGNRITCRDWFQLCLKEGLTVFRDAQFTSDLRSAAVKRIEDVIRLRAIQFSEDAGPLAHPVRPDSFIEINNFYTATVYEKGAELIGMLKTLVGDQAYYKALALYFQRHDGDAATIEDWLQVFEDSTGRDLSQFKNWYTQAGTPEVSVTETYAQGEFQLTFSQKTPATPGQIEKDPKVIPIALGLLSPCGQELLTTQIFELNQPQQSFTFASSERPIASILREFSAPILLKHTQNDATKAFLLAHDSDPFNKWQAARTLAVESLKELAQHNQAPALAFLDALQAVASDDALDPAFRALVLGLPSQDEIARSLYADGLTPEPQRIFDALETLHQTLAQHLQDIWPQLHAAHQIQEPYAPNAQQSNARALANRALVYLTRIDAGEAAKKQFDTANNMTQQQAALSALLSVEKGAEQAQAFYRQWKEDRLVIDKWFALQVAFAPPEKAAIVAKSLTQHEDFNWKNPNRFRAVFGSLAGNMAGFHHLSGQGYELMVQWLSRLDQINPQTAARMCGAFKTWRQFDKGRQALLKPLLQNMLEMDGLSRDSREMLSRIVHD; encoded by the coding sequence GTGAAAGATGCCAGCCCAACTACCATTTATCTCAAGGATTACGCGCCTTTCCCGTTTCGCGTCAAAAATGTACATCTGACGTTTCAATTAGACCCCCTCAAAACCAGAGTCATTTCTTTGGTTGAATTTGAGCCGATTGCAGGTTCATCGCAACGTGATTTGTTCCTACATGGTGAAGATCTACGCCTTATCTGGGCAAAAATTGATGGCGCGGCTGTATCTCCACAGATAACAAAAGGCGGCTTATCCGTTCGGGTTCCCAGCGCTAGCTTTGTTTGGGAATGTGAGGTTGAGATTGACCCACAAAACAACACATCGCTTGAGGGGTTATATATGTCAAACGGCATGTATTGCACGCAATGCGAGGCGGAAGGCTTTCGAAAGATAACCTATTATCCCGACCGCCCCGATGTGATGGCGCAGTTTCACGTTCGGATTGAGGGCGATTTGCCCATTTTACTATCAAACGGCAATCCAAAGGCGCAGGGTGAAAACTGGGCTGAATGGCAAGACCCTTGGCCCAAACCTGCCTATTTATTCGCGCTGGTGGCCGGCAGGTTGGTTGCCCATCGCGATACTTTCACCACCGCATCTGGAAATCATGTTGCGCTGAATATTTGGGTGCGCCCTGGCGACGAACACAAATGCGGCTTCGGCATGGAGGCGTTAAAAGCCTCGATGCACTGGGATCAGAATATCTATCAGCGCGAATATGATTTAGATGTCTTCAACATCGTGGCCGTTGATGATTTCAACATGGGCGCAATGGAAAATAAGGGCTTAAATATCTTTAACAGTGCCTGCGTCTTGGCCAGCCCAACCACCAGCACAGATAAAGATTTTGAACGCGTCGAGGCGATCATCGCGCATGAGTATTTTCACAATTGGACCGGCAACCGCATTACCTGCCGCGATTGGTTTCAACTTTGTCTGAAAGAGGGGCTAACCGTTTTTCGCGACGCCCAATTCACATCAGACCTGCGCAGCGCCGCGGTAAAGCGGATCGAAGATGTGATCCGGCTCCGTGCGATCCAATTTAGCGAGGATGCTGGCCCGCTTGCGCATCCCGTGCGCCCTGACAGCTTTATCGAGATTAATAATTTTTACACGGCCACGGTTTATGAAAAAGGCGCTGAATTAATTGGCATGCTGAAAACGCTTGTCGGCGATCAGGCCTATTACAAAGCTTTGGCGCTTTATTTTCAGCGTCATGATGGCGATGCCGCCACTATCGAAGATTGGCTACAGGTTTTTGAAGACAGCACCGGGCGCGATTTGAGCCAATTCAAAAACTGGTACACGCAAGCCGGCACCCCCGAAGTGAGCGTAACAGAAACCTATGCACAGGGTGAATTCCAACTTACTTTTTCGCAAAAAACCCCGGCAACGCCAGGACAAATAGAAAAAGATCCCAAAGTCATACCAATTGCCCTGGGCTTATTATCGCCTTGCGGACAAGAGCTTTTGACCACGCAGATCTTCGAGCTTAACCAACCCCAACAAAGCTTTACATTTGCAAGCTCTGAACGCCCTATCGCCTCGATTTTACGCGAATTTTCAGCCCCCATCCTGCTCAAACACACCCAGAACGACGCTACCAAAGCCTTTCTGCTTGCGCATGACTCCGATCCTTTCAACAAATGGCAGGCCGCCCGCACGCTGGCCGTTGAAAGTTTGAAAGAATTGGCGCAACACAATCAGGCTCCTGCGCTTGCGTTTTTGGATGCGCTGCAGGCTGTGGCCAGCGATGACGCGCTTGATCCGGCGTTTCGCGCCTTGGTGCTTGGCCTGCCATCGCAAGATGAAATAGCCCGGTCGCTCTACGCAGATGGCCTAACCCCCGAGCCACAGCGCATTTTCGACGCGCTTGAAACCCTACATCAAACGCTTGCCCAGCATTTGCAAGATATCTGGCCGCAATTGCATGCCGCGCATCAGATACAAGAGCCTTATGCACCAAACGCGCAGCAATCTAATGCGCGCGCGCTGGCCAATAGGGCTTTGGTTTATCTAACGCGGATTGATGCCGGCGAGGCCGCAAAAAAACAATTCGACACCGCCAATAACATGACCCAGCAGCAAGCCGCGCTCAGCGCGCTTTTATCGGTTGAAAAGGGCGCCGAACAGGCGCAGGCATTCTATCGTCAATGGAAAGAAGATCGGCTGGTAATCGATAAGTGGTTTGCCTTGCAGGTGGCTTTCGCGCCGCCGGAAAAAGCTGCAATTGTTGCAAAATCTCTTACGCAACATGAAGATTTCAATTGGAAAAACCCCAATCGTTTTCGAGCGGTTTTTGGATCACTGGCGGGCAATATGGCAGGGTTCCATCACCTATCGGGCCAAGGCTATGAATTAATGGTGCAGTGGCTTTCACGGCTTGATCAAATCAATCCGCAAACCGCCGCCCGCATGTGCGGAGCGTTCAAAACTTGGCGCCAATTTGATAAAGGTCGGCAAGCCCTATTGAAGCCGCTTTTGCAAAACATGTTAGAGATGGATGGGCTCAGCCGAGACTCGCGCGAGATGCTTTCAAGGATTGTACACGACTGA
- a CDS encoding BolA family transcriptional regulator: MTRVEQIRKNLENSFQSSFLEVVDESDQHRGHAGAPEGGQSHFRVRLKSEQFKGQSRIARHRAVHAALGPELIGAIHALALELDTP; encoded by the coding sequence ATGACCCGAGTGGAACAAATTCGCAAAAATCTTGAGAATTCTTTTCAATCAAGCTTTTTGGAGGTCGTAGATGAGAGCGATCAGCACCGTGGGCATGCCGGCGCGCCAGAAGGCGGGCAAAGCCATTTTCGCGTCCGCCTGAAATCTGAGCAGTTTAAAGGGCAATCGCGAATCGCGCGGCATCGTGCGGTGCATGCAGCGCTGGGGCCAGAGTTGATCGGCGCGATTCACGCTTTGGCTTTAGAACTTGATACCCCTTAA
- a CDS encoding glutathione S-transferase — translation MAITLFIGDKKYSSWSMRPWLVLHAFGIRFTEKLIPFDGFSESSQFKQTVAKYSPAGKDPFLQCSNSASPQADPLIIWEPLPIIEYRVEQNPQFKIWPRNVALHAQARSLCAEMQSCFFALRRHCPTNIDADLLQIGRLIWRDKLLVRKDIDRLKTAWRIILTLSKGPFLAGEFSALNAFYAPIITRIQTYELPVSEDTAPYMQRIRQHVSVKKSSKDAIENAVFRDFEELYRFNSKDIPDPAEFLV, via the coding sequence GTGGCAATCACGCTGTTTATTGGCGATAAAAAATATTCAAGCTGGTCAATGCGGCCGTGGTTGGTGTTGCACGCTTTCGGCATTCGATTCACCGAAAAGCTCATTCCCTTCGACGGATTTTCTGAAAGCTCGCAGTTCAAACAAACCGTTGCCAAATATTCGCCAGCGGGTAAGGATCCCTTTCTGCAATGCTCAAACAGCGCCAGCCCGCAAGCTGACCCTTTGATCATATGGGAACCGCTGCCGATCATAGAATATCGTGTAGAGCAAAACCCTCAGTTTAAGATTTGGCCCCGAAACGTCGCCTTGCACGCTCAAGCGCGCAGCCTTTGCGCTGAAATGCAGAGTTGCTTTTTTGCGCTGCGCAGACATTGCCCAACGAATATTGACGCAGATCTTCTCCAGATTGGCCGATTGATCTGGCGAGACAAACTTTTGGTCCGCAAAGATATAGACCGTCTCAAGACTGCATGGCGCATTATTCTAACACTTTCTAAAGGTCCATTCTTGGCTGGAGAATTCAGCGCTTTAAATGCGTTTTACGCGCCCATTATCACACGTATTCAGACTTACGAACTGCCTGTTTCAGAAGATACAGCCCCTTATATGCAGCGTATCAGACAGCACGTATCGGTAAAAAAATCCAGTAAAGACGCAATCGAAAACGCAGTTTTTCGCGATTTTGAAGAACTCTATCGGTTCAACTCGAAGGATATACCTGATCCAGCAGAGTTTTTGGTTTAA
- a CDS encoding DUF2256 domain-containing protein — protein sequence MRKKIDLPQKLCKTCGRPFLWRKKWEKDWEHVQYCSEKCRRNKNIAQEPSGKI from the coding sequence ATGCGAAAAAAAATCGATTTGCCGCAAAAGCTCTGCAAAACCTGCGGACGTCCCTTTCTATGGCGTAAAAAATGGGAAAAAGACTGGGAGCATGTTCAATATTGCAGCGAGAAATGCCGACGAAATAAGAATATTGCGCAGGAACCATCTGGAAAAATCTAG
- the gatB gene encoding Asp-tRNA(Asn)/Glu-tRNA(Gln) amidotransferase subunit GatB has product MLDLTFEPPKIKTIAGAKYDWELVIGMEVHAQIASKAKLFSGASTKFGNEPNSNVAFVDAAMPGMLPVINEFCVEQAVRTGLGLQAEINLFSAFDRKNYFYPDLPQGYQISQLYHPIVGEGEVIVDMAPGVARRVRIERIHIEQDAGKSIHDMDPNMSFVDLNRTGVALMEIVSRPDIRGPEEAAAYIVKLRQILRYLGTCDGNMQNGNLRADVNVSICQPGQYEKYLESGDFSHLGTRCEIKNMNSMRFIQQAIDVEARRQIAIVESGGSVDQETRLYDPDKGETRSMRSKEEAHDYRYFPDPDLLPLEIEQDWVDEIAANLPELPDQKKARFVTDFSLSEYDANVLTAELDSAGYFEEVAKGRDGKLAANWVINELFGRLKKDDCDISESPVTPAQLGGIIDLISKGEISGKIAKDVFEIVYSEGGEPAQIVDSRGLKQVTDTGAIEAAVDQVIADNPAQVEKAKANPKLAGWFVGQVMKATGGKANPKVVNELVATKLAQ; this is encoded by the coding sequence ATGCTGGATCTGACATTTGAACCGCCCAAGATCAAAACCATCGCCGGTGCTAAATATGACTGGGAATTGGTGATCGGTATGGAAGTGCACGCCCAAATTGCATCAAAAGCAAAGTTATTTTCTGGCGCATCCACAAAGTTTGGAAATGAACCAAATTCCAATGTTGCGTTCGTGGATGCTGCAATGCCGGGCATGCTGCCGGTAATAAATGAATTTTGCGTTGAGCAGGCGGTCAGAACTGGGCTGGGTTTGCAGGCCGAAATTAATTTATTCTCTGCCTTTGATCGAAAGAATTATTTTTATCCAGACCTTCCTCAAGGATATCAGATCAGCCAGCTCTATCATCCGATCGTTGGCGAGGGTGAAGTGATCGTTGATATGGCGCCGGGCGTTGCGCGCCGGGTCCGTATTGAACGCATTCATATCGAACAAGATGCCGGAAAATCGATCCATGACATGGATCCAAATATGTCATTTGTTGATCTGAACCGCACCGGAGTGGCGCTGATGGAGATCGTCAGCCGCCCCGATATTCGGGGCCCAGAAGAGGCCGCCGCATATATCGTGAAATTGCGTCAGATCCTGCGCTATTTGGGCACCTGTGACGGGAATATGCAAAACGGGAATCTGCGCGCCGATGTCAACGTCTCGATTTGCCAGCCAGGGCAATATGAAAAATATCTCGAAAGCGGAGATTTTTCGCATCTTGGCACGCGCTGTGAAATCAAGAATATGAACTCAATGCGATTTATTCAGCAAGCTATTGACGTGGAAGCACGGCGGCAAATTGCGATCGTAGAAAGCGGCGGAAGCGTCGATCAAGAAACCCGGCTTTATGATCCCGACAAAGGCGAAACGCGCTCTATGCGCTCCAAAGAAGAGGCGCATGATTATCGCTACTTCCCCGATCCGGATCTTTTACCTTTAGAAATCGAACAAGACTGGGTGGATGAGATTGCAGCCAATCTGCCAGAGCTGCCCGATCAGAAAAAAGCCCGCTTCGTTACAGATTTCAGCCTCTCGGAATATGATGCCAATGTCCTAACGGCAGAGCTTGACTCGGCGGGTTATTTTGAAGAAGTGGCCAAGGGGCGAGATGGCAAATTGGCCGCAAATTGGGTGATTAACGAACTTTTTGGACGCCTCAAAAAAGATGATTGTGATATAAGTGAAAGCCCGGTCACCCCGGCGCAACTGGGCGGTATTATCGATCTGATTTCCAAAGGCGAGATCAGCGGGAAAATCGCCAAGGATGTGTTTGAAATTGTTTATAGCGAGGGCGGTGAGCCGGCGCAGATCGTGGACTCGCGCGGCTTAAAACAAGTAACGGATACAGGAGCGATCGAAGCGGCGGTGGATCAAGTGATCGCAGATAATCCAGCACAAGTTGAAAAAGCCAAGGCCAACCCCAAGCTGGCAGGCTGGTTCGTCGGACAAGTGATGAAAGCCACAGGCGGCAAAGCCAATCCAAAAGTGGTGAATGAACTGGTTGCCACAAAATTGGCCCAATAA
- a CDS encoding malate synthase G, which yields MSERVSREGLSVAHQLAAFIEIDALPGTGITATQFWAGLAALVAELGPKNRDLLQTREEIQTQLDNWYISHRGVDYSFETYQDFLKETGYLVDEGPDFKIETQGIDPEIAQIAGPQLVVPVMNARFALNAANARWGSLYDALYGTDAMGDLPPAGAYDQARGDRVVAWGRAFLDDSLPLAKGSWSDVSCMSQTKDGFCADDIGLTHPEQFIGRVGDGDSLGGYIFKNNDLHIIVDVDSASVIGAADRAGISDIRMESAISTIMDCEDSVAAVDGADKTLAYRNWLGLMKRDLSEAIVKGSETFTRRLNADIAYTTAQGLPAHLKGRSLMLVRNVGHLMTTPAVLDQDGAEIGEGLLDALCTTMIAMHDLNSDQGNAMHGSVYVVKPKMHGPAEVAFADEIFSRVEDILGLPHHTVKLGIMDEERRTSANLKECIRAAKNRVAFINTGFLDRTGDEIHASMEMGAFLPKGDMKTTPWIKSYEDRNVDIGLKCGLQGKAQIGKGMWAMPDRMGDMLAAKMGHPEAGANCAWVPSPTAATLHATHYHKLNVKQRQNELAAAGPRGTLKDLLTVPVLRGRNLSDQEIQTEIENNAQGILGYVVRWVDQGVGCSKVPDINDVGLMEDRATCRISSQALANWLHHGVVSHAQVMAALHKMAAVVDRQNAGDAAYRPMAPEFTGLAFQAACDLVFKGRIQPSGYTEPVLHTRRLEVKAAQAAAAVDAASAA from the coding sequence GTGTCGGAGCGGGTATCACGAGAAGGTTTAAGCGTCGCGCATCAACTGGCGGCATTCATCGAAATAGACGCCTTGCCGGGCACCGGCATAACGGCGACCCAATTTTGGGCAGGGCTCGCGGCGCTTGTTGCAGAATTAGGGCCTAAAAATCGCGATCTTTTACAGACGCGCGAGGAGATCCAGACGCAGCTAGACAATTGGTACATCTCGCATCGGGGCGTTGATTATAGCTTCGAAACCTATCAGGACTTTTTGAAAGAGACCGGCTATTTGGTGGATGAAGGGCCGGATTTTAAGATTGAAACGCAGGGCATTGATCCTGAAATCGCGCAGATTGCAGGGCCGCAGCTTGTGGTTCCGGTAATGAACGCACGCTTTGCGTTAAACGCAGCCAATGCGCGCTGGGGCAGCTTGTATGATGCATTATACGGCACCGACGCGATGGGGGATTTACCGCCAGCGGGGGCGTATGACCAAGCGCGTGGCGACCGCGTGGTTGCTTGGGGGCGGGCATTTTTGGACGACAGCCTGCCTTTGGCGAAGGGGTCTTGGTCGGACGTGTCTTGTATGTCTCAAACCAAAGACGGCTTCTGCGCGGATGATATCGGGTTGACGCATCCAGAGCAATTCATCGGGCGGGTTGGCGACGGCGATAGTTTGGGTGGATATATTTTTAAGAACAATGACTTGCACATCATTGTTGATGTCGATTCTGCCAGTGTGATTGGGGCTGCGGATCGGGCCGGAATTTCTGATATTCGGATGGAGTCGGCGATTTCAACCATTATGGATTGCGAAGACAGCGTGGCCGCGGTGGATGGCGCAGACAAGACCCTAGCCTATCGCAATTGGCTGGGGTTGATGAAGCGGGATTTGAGCGAAGCAATCGTAAAGGGCTCTGAGACCTTTACCCGCAGATTAAACGCGGACATCGCCTACACCACTGCGCAAGGTTTGCCAGCGCATTTAAAGGGGCGCAGCTTGATGCTGGTGCGCAATGTGGGGCATTTGATGACCACACCGGCAGTGCTGGATCAAGATGGCGCAGAGATAGGGGAAGGCTTACTTGACGCTCTGTGCACCACGATGATTGCGATGCATGATCTTAATTCAGACCAAGGCAACGCGATGCATGGCTCGGTCTATGTGGTGAAGCCGAAGATGCATGGCCCCGCAGAAGTGGCTTTTGCGGATGAAATCTTCAGCCGTGTAGAGGATATTCTGGGCCTGCCGCATCATACGGTGAAATTGGGCATTATGGATGAAGAACGCCGTACCTCTGCCAATCTGAAAGAATGCATTCGCGCTGCAAAAAACCGCGTGGCGTTTATAAATACGGGGTTTTTAGACCGCACGGGTGACGAAATTCATGCAAGTATGGAAATGGGTGCATTTCTTCCCAAGGGCGATATGAAAACCACGCCTTGGATAAAATCTTACGAAGATCGCAATGTTGATATTGGGCTGAAGTGTGGCTTGCAGGGAAAGGCCCAGATTGGAAAAGGCATGTGGGCTATGCCGGACCGTATGGGCGACATGCTTGCGGCGAAAATGGGCCATCCAGAGGCCGGAGCCAATTGTGCTTGGGTGCCATCTCCCACGGCGGCCACCCTGCACGCCACGCATTATCATAAGTTGAACGTGAAGCAGCGCCAAAACGAGCTCGCCGCAGCCGGCCCCCGTGGGACACTAAAGGATCTGTTGACAGTGCCGGTTCTGCGCGGCCGCAATCTCTCGGATCAAGAAATACAAACCGAGATTGAGAATAACGCACAGGGCATTTTAGGCTATGTGGTGCGCTGGGTGGATCAAGGTGTGGGGTGCTCAAAAGTGCCCGATATCAATGATGTTGGATTGATGGAAGATCGGGCAACCTGCCGGATTTCTTCGCAAGCCTTGGCCAATTGGCTGCATCATGGGGTTGTAAGCCACGCGCAGGTCATGGCCGCATTGCACAAAATGGCAGCAGTTGTGGATCGCCAGAATGCAGGGGATGCTGCCTATAGGCCGATGGCGCCCGAGTTTACGGGGTTGGCGTTTCAAGCCGCGTGCGATTTGGTGTTTAAAGGGCGGATACAGCCCTCGGGCTACACAGAGCCAGTGCTGCATACGCGCCGCCTTGAAGTGAAAGCTGCGCAAGCTGCCGCGGCGGTTGACGCAGCATCTGCCGCATAG